A window from Streptomyces sp. NBC_00271 encodes these proteins:
- a CDS encoding M20 family metallopeptidase — protein sequence MLADLEELVVCESFSADHAALARSAEVVGALGARLLGAAAETIVVDGVTHLRWAFGTPRVLLLGHHDTVWPVGSLETHPWSVADGIARGPGVLDMKAGLVQMFHALASLPSPEGVCVLVNGDEEIGSPTSRELIEEAARGCAATFVLEASANEAGALKTARKGTSRYEVVVHGKAAHAGLEPHRGINAAVEAAHQVLAIAGLVAPAGAVGTTCPVLGATTITPTLMSAGSTLNTVPALASVSVDVRVPTLAAQDRTDELMRALTARTPGARLTVRGGRKRPPMEPESSAELFALASRIASELGQEPLRGVAVGGASDGNFTAAAGCPTLDGLGAVGSGAHADTEHVQVARMIPRTRLLAQLVARTLAIPT from the coding sequence ATGCTGGCCGATCTCGAGGAACTGGTGGTCTGCGAGTCCTTCTCCGCCGACCACGCGGCACTGGCCCGCAGCGCCGAGGTGGTCGGCGCTCTCGGAGCGAGACTGCTGGGCGCGGCGGCGGAGACGATCGTGGTCGACGGTGTGACCCACCTGCGGTGGGCCTTCGGCACACCGCGCGTGCTGCTGCTGGGACACCACGACACGGTGTGGCCCGTGGGCTCGTTGGAGACGCACCCCTGGTCGGTGGCCGACGGGATCGCCCGGGGCCCCGGGGTCCTGGACATGAAGGCGGGGCTGGTGCAGATGTTCCACGCGCTGGCCTCCCTGCCGTCCCCGGAGGGCGTGTGCGTGCTGGTCAACGGGGACGAGGAGATCGGCTCCCCGACCTCCCGGGAGCTGATCGAGGAGGCTGCGCGCGGTTGCGCGGCCACCTTCGTTCTGGAGGCGTCCGCGAACGAGGCGGGCGCGCTCAAGACCGCCCGAAAGGGCACCTCACGGTATGAGGTCGTGGTGCACGGCAAGGCCGCCCACGCGGGGTTGGAACCGCACAGGGGGATCAACGCCGCGGTCGAGGCCGCTCACCAAGTGCTGGCCATCGCCGGTCTCGTGGCCCCGGCCGGTGCCGTCGGTACGACCTGTCCGGTTCTGGGGGCGACGACCATCACGCCCACCCTGATGTCGGCAGGCAGCACGCTCAACACCGTGCCCGCGCTGGCGAGCGTATCGGTGGACGTGCGTGTGCCGACCCTGGCGGCTCAGGACCGGACGGACGAGCTCATGCGGGCGCTCACCGCCCGGACACCCGGCGCCCGGCTGACGGTACGGGGCGGCAGGAAGCGGCCGCCGATGGAACCGGAGTCCTCCGCCGAACTGTTCGCCCTGGCCTCCCGCATCGCGTCGGAGCTGGGCCAGGAACCACTGCGGGGGGTCGCCGTCGGCGGTGCCTCGGACGGCAACTTCACGGCGGCCGCGGGCTGCCCGACGCTGGACGGTCTGGGCGCCGTCGGCAGCGGTGCCCACGCGGACACCGAGCATGTGCAGGTCGCCCGGATGATCCCCCGTACCCGCCTGCTGGCCCAACTCGTCGCCCGGACCCTCGCCATACCTACGTGA
- a CDS encoding helix-turn-helix domain-containing protein, with amino-acid sequence MVTVALAVTEGMLHFELSMAYEVFGAAPVDVAVPWYDVEVCGSDAVRLGRFRLEPDQGLDRLRHADTVIVPGWADADEDPPADLVGAVRAAHEAGARVASLCTGAFVLAAAGLLDGRRATTHWAHTGALAARYPRVEVDPDVLYVDNGSVLTSAGKAAAMDLCLHLVRLDHGSSVANAVARRLVVPPHRAGGQAQFVAAPVPTRDDHPLAALLPWVIERLDRPLTVEDLARHARMSSRNLGRHFRAVTGTTPLQWLLTQRIRRAQELLESTDEVVDAIATATGMGTATTLRRHFNRTVGVPPDTYRRTFRSRPRADANDDRQPRR; translated from the coding sequence ATGGTTACCGTCGCGCTGGCCGTCACCGAGGGGATGCTGCACTTCGAACTGTCCATGGCCTACGAGGTGTTCGGTGCCGCTCCGGTCGACGTGGCCGTCCCCTGGTACGACGTCGAGGTGTGCGGGTCGGACGCCGTACGGCTCGGCCGGTTCCGGTTGGAGCCCGACCAGGGGCTCGACCGGCTCCGGCATGCCGACACGGTGATCGTCCCCGGCTGGGCGGACGCCGACGAGGACCCGCCCGCCGATCTCGTCGGCGCGGTGCGTGCGGCCCACGAGGCAGGGGCGCGCGTGGCCTCCCTGTGCACGGGCGCGTTCGTGCTGGCCGCCGCCGGTCTGCTGGACGGGAGGCGCGCGACCACCCATTGGGCGCACACCGGGGCCCTGGCCGCCCGCTACCCGCGGGTGGAGGTCGATCCGGACGTGCTCTACGTGGACAACGGCAGCGTGCTCACCTCCGCCGGCAAGGCCGCCGCGATGGACCTGTGCCTGCACCTCGTCCGTCTCGACCACGGCTCGTCCGTCGCCAACGCCGTCGCCCGTCGTCTGGTCGTGCCGCCGCACCGAGCCGGCGGCCAGGCCCAGTTCGTCGCCGCTCCGGTGCCCACCCGGGACGACCACCCGCTCGCCGCGCTGCTCCCCTGGGTGATCGAACGCCTCGACCGTCCACTCACCGTGGAGGACCTGGCACGCCATGCCCGGATGAGTTCGCGGAATCTGGGCCGCCACTTCAGGGCGGTGACCGGCACCACTCCGCTGCAATGGCTGCTGACACAACGGATCCGCCGAGCCCAGGAGTTGCTGGAGTCCACCGACGAGGTCGTCGACGCCATCGCGACAGCCACCGGCATGGGCACCGCGACAACGCTGCGGCGACACTTCAACCGGACGGTCGGCGTGCCTCCGGACACCTACCGCCGGACTTTCCGCTCACGGCCCCGCGCCGACGCGAACGACGACCGGCAACCCCGACGCTGA
- a CDS encoding saccharopine dehydrogenase family protein encodes MGSRQTVTVFGAYGHTGRFVVAHLRERGFVPVLSGRDAGKLRALAASAPGLEVRPASVDDPASLDRALDGADAVINCAGPFAVTAAPVIEAALRAGIPYVDVAAEIEANLDTFTDFAGRARAAGAVIVPAMAFYGGLGDLLATAAMGDWTAADEANIAYGLNSWHPTPGTRTAGTVSQERRGGRRVRHTDGRLEYHDDKPMLLKWSFPDPTGTREVVAEFTMADVVTIPSHLSIPEVRTHMTTEAARDLSAADTPAPTAADEDGRSDQTFVVDAVVRSGGTERRAVARGRDIYAVSAPLAVEAVHRILTGRTRTVGVASAGEIFDAPDFLRALSPHISLELLGQGTSRSGARRR; translated from the coding sequence ATGGGATCGCGACAGACGGTGACGGTGTTCGGCGCGTACGGACACACCGGACGCTTCGTGGTGGCACACCTGCGGGAACGCGGGTTCGTGCCGGTGCTCTCCGGGCGCGACGCCGGCAAGCTGCGGGCGCTGGCGGCATCCGCCCCCGGCCTCGAGGTCCGGCCGGCGTCGGTCGACGACCCCGCCTCGCTCGACCGCGCCCTGGACGGCGCGGACGCCGTGATCAACTGCGCCGGGCCCTTCGCCGTGACCGCGGCTCCCGTGATCGAGGCGGCACTGCGCGCCGGGATCCCGTACGTCGATGTGGCGGCCGAGATCGAGGCCAACCTCGACACGTTCACGGACTTCGCGGGCCGCGCCCGCGCGGCGGGAGCGGTGATCGTCCCCGCGATGGCCTTCTACGGCGGCCTCGGCGACCTGCTGGCCACCGCCGCGATGGGGGACTGGACGGCGGCCGACGAAGCGAACATCGCGTACGGACTGAACAGTTGGCACCCCACCCCCGGGACACGCACCGCGGGCACGGTCTCCCAGGAGCGGCGAGGCGGCCGGCGCGTCCGCCACACGGACGGGCGATTGGAGTACCACGACGACAAGCCGATGCTCCTGAAGTGGTCCTTCCCCGACCCGACGGGCACCAGGGAGGTCGTCGCGGAGTTCACGATGGCCGACGTGGTCACCATCCCCAGCCACCTCTCCATCCCCGAGGTACGCACCCACATGACGACCGAAGCGGCCAGAGACCTCTCCGCCGCGGACACACCGGCGCCGACCGCGGCCGACGAGGACGGGCGGTCCGACCAGACCTTCGTCGTCGACGCCGTCGTACGCTCCGGTGGCACCGAACGGCGCGCTGTGGCACGCGGCCGGGACATCTACGCCGTCAGCGCGCCGCTCGCGGTGGAGGCGGTCCACCGCATCCTCACCGGCCGGACCCGCACGGTCGGTGTCGCCTCCGCCGGTGAGATCTTCGACGCGCCCGACTTCCTGCGCGCCCTGTCCCCGCACATCTCGCTCGAACTGCTCGGGCAGGGCACAAGCCGCAGCGGTGCGCGACGGCGGTGA